A genome region from Triticum aestivum cultivar Chinese Spring chromosome 2B, IWGSC CS RefSeq v2.1, whole genome shotgun sequence includes the following:
- the LOC123041377 gene encoding alpha carbonic anhydrase 1, chloroplastic isoform X1 — protein MDARGGDASAIALLLCACFLTALACDSTDGAKFAYSGPLGPDHWGGLDPNFTRCAMGTYQSPVDIKTSDVVYNPMLGPLHREYTAANATLVDNIFNIALRCEDAAGTVQIDGVKYKLDNIHWHSPSEHTINGERFAVEQHMVHFSDDGNISVVSILYRLGRPDPFLMQLQDKLSELYVEACRAEKGAPIPTGVVNMWQLRRYANMYYRYVGSLTTPPCTENIIWNIHGRVREMALGQAAALIAPLEEGYRRNNRPTQPLNGRTVQFYRRFWKKKGSGKP, from the exons ATGGACGCTCGCGGCGGAGACGCATCGGCCATTGCCCTGCTGCTGTGCGCTTGCTTTCTCACCGCCCTTGCATGTGACAGCA CAGATGGTGCCAAGTTTGCGTACAGCGGTCCTCTTGGCCCCGATCACTGGGGGGGATTGGACCCCAACTTCACGCGCTGCGCCATGGGGACGTACCAGTCTCCGGTTGATATCAAGACCAGCGACGTGGTTTACAACCCGATGCTGGGGCCTCTTCACAGGGAATACACCGCTGCGAATGCTACCCTCGTAGACAACATCTTCAACATCGCG CTGCGATGCGAGGATGCTGCTGGGACGGTGCAGATCGACGGGGTGAAGTACAAGCTGGACAATATCCATTGGCACTCTCCTTCAGAGCACACCATCAACGGCGAGAGGTTTGCGGTGGAGCAGCACATGGTTCACTTCAGTGACGACGGCAACATATCCGTTGTGTCGATCCTGTACCGGCTCGGCAGGCCAGACCCTTTCCTCATGCAG ctgcaggaTAAGCTATCGGAGCTCTACGTGGAGGCCTGCAGGGCCGAGAAAGGTGCTCCGATCCCCACCGGAGTAGTAAACATGTGGCAGCTGCGGCGTTACGCCAACATGTACTACCGGTACGTCGGGTCGCTGACCACGCCGCCGTGCACCGAGAACATCATCTGGAACATCCACGGCAGG GTGAGGGAGATGGCGTTGGGGCAGGCTGCCGCCCTGATCGCGCCCCTGGAGGAAGGCTACCGGCGCAACAACAGGCCGACGCAGCCGCTCAACGGCCGCACCGTGCAGTTCTACCGCAGGTTCTGGAAGAAGAAGGGGAGCGGGAAGCCGTAA
- the LOC123041377 gene encoding alpha carbonic anhydrase 1, chloroplastic isoform X2, with protein MDARGGDASAIALLLCACFLTALACDSNGAKFAYSGPLGPDHWGGLDPNFTRCAMGTYQSPVDIKTSDVVYNPMLGPLHREYTAANATLVDNIFNIALRCEDAAGTVQIDGVKYKLDNIHWHSPSEHTINGERFAVEQHMVHFSDDGNISVVSILYRLGRPDPFLMQLQDKLSELYVEACRAEKGAPIPTGVVNMWQLRRYANMYYRYVGSLTTPPCTENIIWNIHGRVREMALGQAAALIAPLEEGYRRNNRPTQPLNGRTVQFYRRFWKKKGSGKP; from the exons ATGGACGCTCGCGGCGGAGACGCATCGGCCATTGCCCTGCTGCTGTGCGCTTGCTTTCTCACCGCCCTTGCATGTGACAGCA ATGGTGCCAAGTTTGCGTACAGCGGTCCTCTTGGCCCCGATCACTGGGGGGGATTGGACCCCAACTTCACGCGCTGCGCCATGGGGACGTACCAGTCTCCGGTTGATATCAAGACCAGCGACGTGGTTTACAACCCGATGCTGGGGCCTCTTCACAGGGAATACACCGCTGCGAATGCTACCCTCGTAGACAACATCTTCAACATCGCG CTGCGATGCGAGGATGCTGCTGGGACGGTGCAGATCGACGGGGTGAAGTACAAGCTGGACAATATCCATTGGCACTCTCCTTCAGAGCACACCATCAACGGCGAGAGGTTTGCGGTGGAGCAGCACATGGTTCACTTCAGTGACGACGGCAACATATCCGTTGTGTCGATCCTGTACCGGCTCGGCAGGCCAGACCCTTTCCTCATGCAG ctgcaggaTAAGCTATCGGAGCTCTACGTGGAGGCCTGCAGGGCCGAGAAAGGTGCTCCGATCCCCACCGGAGTAGTAAACATGTGGCAGCTGCGGCGTTACGCCAACATGTACTACCGGTACGTCGGGTCGCTGACCACGCCGCCGTGCACCGAGAACATCATCTGGAACATCCACGGCAGG GTGAGGGAGATGGCGTTGGGGCAGGCTGCCGCCCTGATCGCGCCCCTGGAGGAAGGCTACCGGCGCAACAACAGGCCGACGCAGCCGCTCAACGGCCGCACCGTGCAGTTCTACCGCAGGTTCTGGAAGAAGAAGGGGAGCGGGAAGCCGTAA